One genomic segment of Amycolatopsis sp. WQ 127309 includes these proteins:
- a CDS encoding M17 family metallopeptidase, which produces MRNPLPPVPTSLLDIEVAGDLRRGTPTVRLVTAPADDVEAEPVEVGGVRITGKAGDVQTVPGDGPRWVAGLGDGEPKQYRKTGAALVRAVNAGLAGDVEHGGKAFRAVQLVLPEEASGEHVTELALGLLLGGYRFKVSTEDPKPAVRTVRLVTHDRAVASHTELVERATALAAATALTRDLANTPSNVKSPAWLADTAAKVAGPRVEATIRDEQWLAEQGFGGVLAVGGGSARPPRLIELSYKPSGASGAVKHLLLVGKGITFDTGGLSIKPADGMHLMRTDMAGGAAVIAATRAIAALGLPVRVTALVPAAENHVSGSAYRPGDIVRHYGGKTTEVGNTDAEGRMVLADALAYGIKRYAPDVVVDAATLTGAMKVSLGLRTGGLFATDDALASSVVAAGARVGEAWWRMPLVEDYAENVRGEFGDVRQTPGGPGSITAALFLREFTEGLPWAHLDIAGPARSEKNYNEVVPGATGFAARTLVELAASLG; this is translated from the coding sequence GTGCGTAATCCGCTACCCCCCGTTCCGACTAGTCTCCTCGACATCGAGGTCGCGGGCGACCTTCGCCGCGGCACCCCGACCGTCCGGCTCGTGACCGCGCCGGCCGACGACGTCGAGGCCGAGCCGGTCGAGGTCGGCGGCGTCCGGATCACCGGCAAAGCGGGCGACGTGCAGACGGTCCCCGGCGACGGCCCCCGCTGGGTCGCGGGGCTCGGCGACGGCGAGCCGAAGCAGTACCGCAAGACCGGTGCGGCGCTGGTCCGCGCGGTGAACGCGGGGCTGGCCGGCGACGTCGAGCACGGCGGGAAGGCGTTCCGCGCGGTGCAGCTCGTGCTGCCCGAGGAGGCGTCCGGCGAGCACGTCACGGAGCTGGCGCTGGGGCTGCTGCTCGGCGGCTACCGCTTCAAGGTGTCCACAGAGGACCCGAAGCCGGCCGTGCGGACGGTGCGGCTGGTGACGCACGACCGCGCGGTGGCGAGCCACACCGAGCTCGTCGAGCGCGCGACGGCGCTGGCCGCCGCGACGGCGCTGACCCGCGACCTCGCGAACACCCCCTCGAACGTCAAGTCCCCGGCCTGGCTCGCGGACACCGCGGCGAAGGTGGCCGGCCCGCGCGTCGAGGCGACGATCCGCGACGAGCAGTGGCTCGCGGAGCAGGGCTTCGGCGGCGTGCTGGCCGTCGGCGGCGGTTCCGCGCGGCCGCCGCGGCTGATCGAGCTGTCCTACAAGCCGTCCGGTGCTTCCGGTGCGGTCAAGCACCTGCTGCTGGTGGGCAAGGGCATCACGTTCGACACCGGCGGCCTGTCGATCAAGCCGGCCGACGGCATGCACTTGATGCGCACGGACATGGCGGGCGGCGCGGCCGTGATCGCCGCGACCCGCGCGATCGCCGCGCTCGGGCTCCCGGTGCGGGTCACCGCGCTGGTGCCGGCGGCCGAGAACCACGTGTCGGGGTCGGCGTACCGGCCGGGCGACATCGTCCGCCACTACGGCGGCAAGACGACCGAGGTCGGCAACACCGACGCCGAGGGCCGGATGGTCCTGGCCGACGCGCTGGCGTACGGCATCAAGCGGTACGCCCCGGACGTCGTCGTCGACGCGGCGACGCTCACCGGCGCGATGAAGGTGTCACTCGGCCTGCGCACCGGCGGCCTGTTCGCCACGGACGACGCGCTGGCGTCATCGGTCGTCGCGGCGGGTGCGCGGGTCGGCGAGGCGTGGTGGCGCATGCCGCTGGTGGAGGACTACGCGGAGAACGTCCGAGGCGAGTTCGGCGACGTCCGCCAGACCCCGGGCGGCCCGGGCAGCATCACGGCGGCGCTGTTCCTGCGCGAGTTCACCGAGGGCCTGCCGTGGGCCCACCTGGACATCGCGGGCCCGGCGAGGTCGGAGAAGAACTACAACGAGGTGGTCCCGGGCGCGACGGGCTTCGCGGCCCGGACCCTGGTGGAGCTGGCCGCTTCACTGGGCTGA
- a CDS encoding LysR family transcriptional regulator: protein MTYDSLSAQVAPHLRLLVALRATGNVTRAAELLGVPQPTVSRRIAALADALGAPLTVPDGRGIRLTRAAELLAEAAERALAAVDTGVRLAREEVAPESGHVVLGFLHLLGRTLVPTLLRGYRARYPGVRFTLVQGSRQDMLDRLAGGELDLALLAPLPSEAPSLVSAGLAEEEILLSVPTGHRLADRRQVRVAELAEEEFVLLEPGYGVRTLTDELCAAAGFTPRIAFEGQESDTVRGLVAAGLGVALLPRFGPGTPAGVAEVPLNPPASRTIGLVWRAGEPTTPAVTVFRDHVLTTAGRK from the coding sequence ATGACGTATGACTCGCTGTCCGCGCAGGTCGCACCGCACCTGCGGCTCCTCGTCGCGCTGCGGGCTACGGGGAACGTCACACGCGCGGCCGAACTGCTGGGCGTCCCGCAGCCGACGGTGAGCCGCCGGATCGCGGCACTGGCCGACGCGCTGGGCGCGCCCCTGACCGTCCCGGACGGCCGCGGCATCCGGCTCACCCGCGCGGCGGAACTGCTGGCCGAAGCGGCCGAGCGGGCCCTCGCCGCGGTCGACACCGGCGTCCGGCTGGCGCGCGAGGAGGTGGCGCCGGAGTCCGGGCACGTGGTGCTCGGGTTCCTGCACCTGCTGGGGCGGACGCTGGTGCCGACGCTGCTGCGCGGCTACCGGGCGCGGTACCCGGGAGTGCGGTTCACGCTGGTCCAGGGCTCGCGGCAGGACATGCTCGACCGGCTCGCGGGTGGCGAGCTGGACCTCGCGCTGCTCGCGCCGTTGCCGTCGGAGGCGCCTTCGCTGGTCTCGGCGGGGCTGGCCGAGGAGGAGATCCTGCTGTCGGTCCCGACGGGCCACCGGCTCGCGGACCGGCGGCAGGTGCGGGTGGCCGAGCTGGCCGAGGAGGAGTTCGTGCTGCTGGAGCCGGGTTACGGCGTCCGCACGCTGACGGACGAACTCTGCGCGGCGGCGGGCTTCACGCCCCGCATCGCGTTCGAGGGCCAGGAGTCCGACACGGTCCGCGGCCTGGTCGCGGCCGGTCTCGGCGTGGCGCTGCTGCCCCGGTTCGGCCCGGGCACGCCGGCGGGAGTGGCGGAAGTACCGCTGAACCCACCGGCGTCACGCACGATCGGCCTGGTGTGGCGCGCGGGCGAGCCGACAACACCGGCGGTGACGGTCTTCCGCGACCACGTGCTGACGACGGCGGGGCGCAAATAA
- a CDS encoding MFS transporter: MTTTRRVKTAVAAAGISSFALLYAPQPVLPQLAAQYHLDPGGAALAVSVATGALAIAVLPIAALSEVVGRRPVIVTSVIASVVFGLLLPLMPTYPALLVLRALQGIAIAGFPGVAAAYLAERLGRAGVAAAVGAMIAGNTVGGMLGRLSAGFSAGPLGWRGALYVVAGIGAVCAAITVVTLPPGTARGKVQLKAVAAGLLTAVRRPVLLAQYAVALLAMGSFVALYNAAGFRLTGDPLNLSPAIASLVFLAYATGSVSSAAAGRLVARVGRRRAVIGSLLLMAAGAALTLPDSLPLVIAGFLVLTCAFFAAHAVANGWAAADAPEDARGQVGGMYTATYYLGSSIGGAAGANVYGHAGWGRLIALVTIWLLLAAAAVAAGTRVRTAHRELVPS, from the coding sequence GTGACCACCACCCGCCGAGTCAAGACCGCCGTCGCCGCGGCCGGGATCTCTTCCTTCGCCCTGCTCTACGCGCCGCAGCCGGTGCTCCCGCAGCTCGCCGCGCAGTACCACCTCGATCCCGGCGGCGCGGCGCTCGCGGTGAGCGTCGCGACCGGCGCGCTGGCCATCGCGGTCCTGCCGATCGCCGCGCTGTCCGAGGTGGTCGGGCGGCGGCCGGTGATCGTGACTTCGGTGATCGCGTCGGTCGTGTTCGGGCTGCTGCTGCCGCTGATGCCGACGTATCCGGCGCTGCTCGTGCTGCGCGCGCTGCAGGGCATCGCGATCGCCGGGTTCCCCGGGGTCGCGGCCGCCTACCTGGCCGAACGGCTCGGCCGCGCGGGCGTCGCCGCCGCCGTCGGCGCGATGATCGCGGGCAACACGGTCGGCGGCATGCTCGGCCGGCTGTCGGCGGGCTTCTCCGCCGGGCCGCTCGGCTGGCGCGGCGCGCTCTACGTCGTCGCGGGCATCGGCGCGGTGTGCGCCGCGATCACCGTCGTGACGCTGCCGCCCGGCACGGCTCGCGGGAAGGTGCAGCTCAAGGCGGTCGCGGCGGGCCTGCTGACGGCGGTGCGCCGCCCGGTGCTGCTGGCGCAGTACGCCGTGGCGCTGCTCGCGATGGGCTCGTTCGTCGCGCTCTACAACGCGGCCGGGTTCCGGCTGACCGGCGACCCGCTGAACCTTTCGCCGGCGATCGCGTCGCTGGTGTTCCTCGCCTACGCGACGGGTTCGGTGTCCTCGGCGGCGGCCGGACGGCTGGTGGCGCGCGTCGGCCGTCGTCGCGCGGTGATCGGCTCGCTGCTGCTGATGGCCGCCGGGGCGGCGCTGACCCTGCCGGACTCGCTGCCGCTGGTCATCGCCGGTTTCCTGGTGCTGACCTGCGCGTTCTTCGCCGCGCACGCGGTCGCCAACGGCTGGGCGGCGGCCGACGCCCCCGAGGACGCGCGAGGCCAGGTGGGCGGCATGTACACGGCGACGTACTACCTGGGCAGCAGCATCGGCGGCGCGGCGGGCGCGAACGTCTACGGCCACGCGGGCTGGGGCCGGCTGATCGCGCTGGTGACGATCTGGCTCCTGCTGGCGGCGGCCGCGGTGGCCGCCGGAACCCGGGTCCGCACCGCGCACCGCGAGCTGGTCCCGAGCTGA
- a CDS encoding O-methyltransferase, giving the protein MNTPTPAAAPADSGFVDGYLPDDEVLSSARARAEDLGCSPLSAGAGATLRFLAATLRAKAVVEVGTGAGVSGLSLLRGMAPEGILTSIDLEPEYQRAARATFREAGYAPGRTRLIVGRALDVLQRLTPGGYDLVFVDSAHIEYPGCYELGVSLLRRGGIIAFHNVLAGGRVIDPSRRDPETLALREVARAFREDERLVPALLPVGGGLLVAAAI; this is encoded by the coding sequence GTGAACACGCCCACCCCTGCGGCCGCACCGGCCGACTCCGGGTTCGTCGACGGGTACCTGCCCGACGACGAGGTGCTGTCTTCGGCGCGCGCACGGGCCGAGGACCTGGGCTGCAGCCCGCTGAGCGCGGGCGCGGGCGCGACCCTGCGGTTCCTGGCCGCCACGCTGCGCGCGAAGGCCGTCGTCGAGGTCGGCACGGGCGCCGGCGTGAGCGGGCTGAGCCTGCTGCGCGGGATGGCCCCGGAGGGCATCCTGACGTCGATCGACCTCGAGCCGGAGTACCAGCGGGCCGCACGCGCGACGTTCCGCGAGGCCGGCTACGCACCGGGCCGGACCCGCTTGATCGTCGGGCGCGCACTGGACGTCCTGCAGCGGCTGACGCCGGGCGGCTACGACCTGGTGTTCGTCGACTCGGCGCACATCGAGTACCCGGGGTGCTACGAGCTGGGCGTATCGCTGCTGCGCCGCGGCGGGATCATCGCGTTCCACAACGTCCTGGCGGGCGGCCGGGTGATCGACCCGTCCCGCCGTGACCCGGAGACACTGGCCCTGCGCGAGGTGGCACGGGCGTTTCGCGAGGACGAACGCCTGGTCCCAGCCCTGTTGCCGGTGGGCGGCGGTCTGCTGGTGGCCGCGGCGATCTGA
- the sigE gene encoding RNA polymerase sigma factor SigE yields MEVPAPAMQNADTAVDAAQPVSLDEAAWTPPSWDEVVREHGDRVYRLAYRLTGNTHDAEDLTQETFIRVFRSLASYKPGTFEGWLHRITTNLFLDMARRRSRVRMEGLPEDTDRIVGDDPSPEQVYTDTHLDPDLQAALDELPPEFRAAVVLCDVEGLSYEEIGATLNVKLGTVRSRIHRGRQALRASLERRRSHAPESAKVSV; encoded by the coding sequence ATGGAGGTGCCTGCTCCCGCGATGCAGAACGCCGATACGGCCGTCGACGCGGCTCAGCCCGTGTCCCTCGACGAGGCGGCCTGGACGCCACCGTCGTGGGACGAGGTCGTCCGCGAGCACGGTGACCGGGTCTACCGGCTCGCCTACCGCCTGACCGGCAACACCCACGACGCCGAGGACCTCACCCAGGAGACCTTCATCCGGGTCTTCCGGTCGCTGGCGTCCTACAAGCCCGGCACGTTCGAGGGCTGGCTGCACCGGATCACCACCAACCTGTTCCTGGACATGGCCCGCCGCCGTTCGCGGGTGCGCATGGAAGGCCTGCCGGAGGACACCGACCGCATCGTGGGCGACGACCCGAGCCCCGAGCAGGTCTACACCGACACCCACCTGGACCCGGACCTGCAGGCCGCGCTCGACGAGCTGCCGCCGGAGTTCCGGGCCGCCGTGGTGCTGTGTGACGTCGAAGGCCTCTCGTACGAGGAGATCGGCGCCACGCTCAACGTCAAGCTGGGGACCGTCCGCAGCCGGATCCACCGCGGCCGGCAGGCGCTGCGCGCTTCGCTGGAGCGCCGGCGCAGTCACGCCCCGGAGTCTGCGAAGGTGTCGGTATGA
- a CDS encoding anti-sigma factor encodes MTAPRGWGLPESHLLPDAVVAFVDGELSHGARDRAASHITRCASCAGDVQAQRQACAAIRGAGAPSMSAGFLASLRSIPEHTDLPSSPDNLAITADGQLVAVQRPDRVAGLRDSGVLGGVAPLGSSAPLGQSPNVLGGGRFKRRAAQGAGVVVSGLVLSALALVGTTADSGDGTPDTGGQVPQNANLLPAQMAVPQAPRLEPAPSVTSTPVSSPIAVPVGVR; translated from the coding sequence ATGACCGCACCGCGAGGCTGGGGACTCCCCGAGTCGCACCTGCTGCCGGACGCCGTGGTCGCGTTCGTGGACGGCGAGCTCTCGCACGGCGCGCGTGACCGCGCGGCGTCGCACATCACGCGCTGCGCTTCCTGCGCCGGTGACGTCCAGGCCCAGCGACAGGCCTGCGCCGCGATCCGCGGCGCGGGCGCGCCGTCGATGTCGGCCGGGTTCCTGGCGAGCCTCCGGTCCATCCCGGAGCACACGGACCTGCCCAGCAGCCCCGACAACCTGGCGATCACCGCCGACGGCCAGCTCGTCGCGGTCCAGCGGCCCGACCGGGTCGCCGGCCTGCGCGACTCGGGTGTCCTGGGCGGCGTGGCACCGCTCGGCTCGTCGGCCCCGCTCGGCCAGTCCCCGAACGTCCTGGGCGGCGGCCGCTTCAAGCGCCGCGCGGCGCAGGGCGCGGGCGTGGTCGTGTCGGGGTTGGTGCTGAGCGCGCTGGCCCTGGTGGGAACCACGGCGGACAGCGGTGACGGCACCCCGGACACGGGCGGCCAGGTCCCGCAGAACGCGAACCTGCTCCCGGCCCAGATGGCGGTGCCCCAGGCCCCGCGCCTGGAGCCGGCCCCCTCGGTGACGTCCACCCCGGTGAGCTCGCCGATCGCGGTGCCGGTCGGCGTTCGCTGA
- a CDS encoding S1C family serine protease yields MMTEPNVNPEQPGARDADRLGPRPLARPAVDPGQAAVFGRPQGVDGAFDKLYTPQQANGVKLTPPAPESLAEAFSRPPGAEGVLLERPREAVGDASQAEPPLWTGTGDPWRDPGAGAVLAGPAMPAEDEEKPARRPPGALLSLPEVLFGRRVQPKALILLGVVALLVGAVGGLVGWWAADTGTELTGSATISEAEAAKERPAGSVAEIAKRVSPAVVSLEVFKPGAESGEQGSGVMIDPQGYILTNDHVISSAAADPSVKITAIFIDGTRTDAKLVGTDPKTDLAVVKVNVTNPTVLQIGKSSDLQVGDTVMAIGSPLALQNSVTAGIVSALNRPITAGGDNGAAPVTYEAIQTDAAINHGNSGGALVDATGALVGINSSIRSSSADGGSIGIGFAIPSDYAIKIAKALIKDGKVQHADIGINASSTVAGSSTMGAQVKNVAPGGPAANAGIKEGDVITKIGTRLVRDSAELTVAVRAHDVGEVVPVSLARDGASFVVDVTLASD; encoded by the coding sequence ATGATGACCGAGCCGAACGTGAATCCCGAGCAGCCCGGCGCGCGTGATGCCGACCGGCTGGGGCCGCGCCCGCTGGCGCGGCCGGCCGTCGATCCGGGGCAGGCCGCGGTGTTCGGCCGCCCGCAAGGGGTCGACGGGGCGTTCGACAAGCTCTACACCCCTCAGCAGGCCAACGGCGTCAAGCTGACGCCGCCCGCTCCCGAGTCGCTGGCCGAGGCGTTCAGCCGGCCGCCCGGGGCCGAAGGCGTTCTGCTGGAACGGCCGCGGGAGGCTGTCGGGGATGCGTCGCAGGCCGAGCCGCCGTTGTGGACCGGGACGGGTGATCCGTGGCGCGATCCGGGCGCCGGGGCCGTGCTCGCCGGGCCCGCGATGCCCGCCGAAGACGAGGAAAAGCCCGCTCGACGTCCGCCCGGGGCGTTGCTCAGCCTGCCCGAGGTGCTGTTCGGCCGCCGGGTGCAGCCGAAGGCGCTGATCCTGCTCGGGGTCGTCGCGCTGCTCGTCGGGGCCGTCGGCGGGCTCGTCGGCTGGTGGGCCGCCGACACCGGCACCGAGCTCACCGGCTCCGCGACGATCTCCGAAGCCGAGGCCGCCAAGGAACGCCCGGCCGGCTCGGTCGCCGAGATCGCCAAGCGCGTCTCCCCGGCCGTCGTCTCGCTCGAGGTGTTCAAGCCCGGCGCCGAGTCCGGCGAACAGGGCTCCGGCGTGATGATCGACCCGCAGGGCTACATCCTCACCAACGACCACGTGATCAGCTCCGCCGCCGCGGATCCGAGCGTCAAGATCACCGCGATCTTCATCGACGGCACCCGCACCGACGCCAAGCTCGTCGGCACCGACCCGAAGACCGACCTCGCGGTGGTGAAGGTCAACGTCACCAACCCGACAGTGCTGCAGATCGGCAAGTCCTCGGACCTGCAGGTCGGCGACACCGTGATGGCCATCGGCTCGCCGCTGGCGCTGCAGAACTCGGTCACGGCGGGCATCGTCAGCGCGCTGAACCGGCCGATCACCGCCGGCGGCGACAACGGCGCCGCGCCGGTCACCTACGAAGCCATCCAGACCGACGCCGCGATCAACCACGGCAACTCCGGCGGTGCCCTCGTCGACGCCACCGGCGCGCTGGTCGGCATCAACTCGTCGATCCGCTCGTCCAGCGCGGACGGCGGCAGCATCGGCATCGGCTTCGCCATCCCGAGCGACTACGCGATCAAGATCGCGAAGGCGCTGATCAAGGACGGCAAGGTCCAGCACGCCGACATCGGCATCAACGCGTCCTCGACGGTCGCCGGCTCGTCCACGATGGGCGCGCAGGTCAAGAACGTCGCCCCCGGCGGCCCGGCCGCGAACGCGGGCATCAAGGAGGGCGACGTGATCACCAAGATCGGCACCCGCTTGGTCCGCGACTCCGCGGAACTGACGGTCGCGGTGCGCGCGCACGACGTCGGCGAGGTGGTCCCGGTGTCGCTGGCACGTGACGGTGCCAGCTTCGTCGTGGACGTAACTCTGGCTTCGGATTGA
- the tatB gene encoding Sec-independent protein translocase protein TatB, with amino-acid sequence MFDSVGWGEILVLIIAGLFILGPERLPEAASWMAKSVKKVRDFATGAKEQLREEMGPEFDQLRKPLEDLRGLRNFDPKRVVTQHLFDGDSDPLGLKGITNGGNGTNGTNGYTAAQTKPQPEPLKPGERPPIDPDAT; translated from the coding sequence GTGTTCGACAGTGTCGGATGGGGGGAAATCCTCGTCCTCATCATCGCCGGTCTTTTCATCCTCGGCCCGGAACGGCTGCCCGAGGCGGCGTCCTGGATGGCGAAGAGCGTGAAGAAGGTCCGCGACTTCGCGACCGGGGCGAAAGAGCAGCTCCGCGAGGAGATGGGCCCGGAGTTCGACCAGCTGCGCAAGCCGCTGGAAGACCTGCGCGGGCTGCGCAACTTCGACCCCAAGCGGGTGGTGACGCAGCACCTGTTCGACGGTGACAGCGACCCGCTCGGCCTCAAGGGCATCACCAACGGCGGCAACGGGACCAACGGCACGAACGGCTACACCGCCGCGCAGACGAAGCCCCAGCCGGAGCCGCTGAAGCCCGGCGAGCGTCCGCCGATCGACCCGGACGCCACGTAG
- a CDS encoding Mrp/NBP35 family ATP-binding protein, whose product MTSTQQLPSVDDVRSALKSVQDPEIHKPITDLGMVKDVVVGEDGVVTVGIYLTVAGCPLKATLTKDTQDAVSKLPGVADVRVELDVMNDEQRTELRKSLRGEATEPVIPFAQPGSMTRVYCIASGKGGVGKSSVTVNLAAAMAQRGLSVGVVDADIYGHSIPRMLGTREKPTKVDTMIMPPQAHGVKVISIGMFTPGNTPVVWRGPMLHRALQQFLADVFWGDLDILLLDLPPGTGDIAISVAQLIPNAEILVVTTPQQAAAEVAERAGAIALQTRQRVAGVIENMSWLEQADGSRLEVFGSGGGQTVADSLTKSIGSEVPLLGQVPLDPRLVEQGDSGTPLVLSAPDAPASVVLKEAAKKLTVRARGLAGMMLNVTPAGR is encoded by the coding sequence GTGACCAGCACTCAGCAGCTCCCCAGCGTCGATGACGTCCGCAGCGCGCTGAAGAGCGTGCAAGATCCCGAGATCCACAAACCGATCACGGACCTGGGGATGGTGAAGGACGTCGTCGTCGGCGAAGACGGCGTCGTCACCGTCGGGATCTACCTGACGGTGGCTGGCTGCCCGCTGAAAGCGACCCTGACCAAGGACACGCAGGACGCCGTCTCGAAGCTCCCCGGCGTCGCCGACGTCCGGGTCGAGCTGGACGTCATGAACGACGAGCAGCGCACCGAGCTGCGGAAGTCGCTGCGCGGCGAGGCCACCGAGCCGGTGATCCCGTTCGCCCAGCCGGGCTCGATGACGCGGGTGTACTGCATCGCCTCGGGCAAGGGCGGCGTCGGCAAGTCGTCGGTCACCGTGAACCTGGCCGCGGCGATGGCCCAGCGCGGGCTCTCGGTCGGCGTCGTCGACGCGGACATCTACGGCCACTCGATCCCCCGCATGCTGGGCACCCGCGAGAAGCCGACCAAGGTCGACACGATGATCATGCCGCCGCAGGCGCACGGCGTGAAGGTGATCTCGATCGGCATGTTCACCCCGGGCAACACCCCGGTGGTGTGGCGCGGCCCGATGCTGCACCGCGCGCTGCAGCAGTTCCTGGCCGACGTCTTCTGGGGCGACCTCGACATCCTGCTGCTGGACCTGCCGCCGGGCACCGGCGACATCGCGATCTCGGTGGCCCAGCTGATCCCGAACGCGGAGATCCTGGTCGTCACCACCCCGCAGCAGGCGGCGGCCGAGGTGGCCGAGCGCGCGGGCGCGATCGCGCTGCAGACGCGTCAGCGCGTCGCGGGCGTCATCGAGAACATGTCGTGGCTGGAGCAGGCCGACGGGTCCCGCCTGGAGGTCTTCGGCTCGGGCGGCGGCCAGACGGTGGCGGACTCGCTGACGAAGTCGATCGGCTCGGAGGTCCCGCTGCTGGGCCAGGTGCCGCTGGACCCGCGCCTGGTCGAGCAGGGCGACTCGGGCACACCGCTGGTGCTGTCCGCGCCCGACGCGCCGGCGTCCGTGGTGCTGAAGGAAGCGGCGAAGAAGCTGACGGTCCGGGCGCGCGGGCTGGCCGGGATGATGCTGAACGTGACGCCCGCGGGCCGCTGA
- a CDS encoding DUF1003 domain-containing protein — translation MPELTSGRRLDQPRSQNRFKLNIDPDTFGRLTERVARFLGTGKYLFWQTLLVIIWIAMNLTAVSLQWDPYPFILLNLAFSTQAAYAAPLILLAQNRQDDRDRVSLEEDRNRALQTKADTEYLARELAALRLAVGEVATRDYLRGELDRLREDLDVQPRKAKPNRAPTGS, via the coding sequence GTGCCTGAGCTGACGTCCGGACGGCGGCTGGACCAGCCCCGCAGCCAGAACCGGTTCAAGCTGAACATCGACCCGGACACCTTCGGCAGGCTCACCGAGCGCGTCGCCCGGTTCCTCGGCACCGGCAAGTACCTGTTCTGGCAGACGCTGCTGGTGATCATCTGGATCGCGATGAACCTCACCGCCGTGTCGCTGCAGTGGGACCCGTACCCGTTCATCCTGCTCAACCTGGCCTTTTCGACCCAGGCGGCGTACGCGGCGCCACTGATCCTGCTCGCGCAGAACCGGCAGGACGACCGCGACCGCGTCTCGCTGGAGGAGGACCGGAACCGGGCCCTGCAGACCAAGGCCGACACCGAGTACCTGGCCCGGGAGCTGGCGGCGCTGCGGCTCGCGGTCGGCGAGGTGGCGACCCGGGACTACCTGCGCGGCGAGCTGGACCGGCTGCGGGAGGACCTCGACGTCCAGCCCAGGAAGGCCAAACCGAACCGCGCTCCTACCGGGTCGTAA
- a CDS encoding magnesium transporter MgtE N-terminal domain-containing protein: protein MAAVNRVFAAQLSGLPVFGPDGESIGRVRDLVAGLRLDTQPPRILGVVVELTTRRRVFVPMLRVTAIEPTAVTLATGSVNMRQFNQRPNEVLVLGQLLDAHASLAGSDTRVTVVDAGMEPTRTRDWVLAKLAIRERRVGLGRRRSAMQVLPWAEVAGLSLTDITGQQQGAGQLLMLFDTMRSVDVAATIRDLPLKRRHEVADAMDDERLADVLEELPDDDQKELLSYLAEERAADILEAMSPDDAADLLAELAPAEQSRLLELMEPEESAPVRRLLAYSSDTAGGLMTPEPVVLTPDTTIAEALAHIRNAELPPALASMVFVCRPPTATPTGRFVGVVHFQRLLREPPAELVASAVDTGLAALRPNATLPEVTRYFAAYNLTCGPVVDSEDHLIGAVTVDDVLDHLLPEDWRETGLHDTTGETGEQLEAERA, encoded by the coding sequence ATGGCGGCGGTCAACAGGGTTTTCGCAGCTCAGCTGTCGGGTTTGCCGGTGTTCGGCCCGGACGGCGAATCCATCGGCCGGGTCCGCGACCTCGTCGCCGGGTTGCGTCTCGACACGCAGCCGCCGCGGATCCTCGGCGTGGTCGTCGAGCTGACCACCCGGCGGCGGGTCTTCGTGCCGATGCTGCGGGTCACCGCGATCGAGCCGACCGCCGTCACGCTCGCCACCGGCTCGGTCAACATGCGCCAGTTCAACCAGCGGCCCAACGAGGTCCTGGTCCTCGGCCAGCTGCTGGACGCGCACGCGTCGCTGGCCGGCTCGGACACCCGCGTCACCGTCGTCGACGCCGGGATGGAGCCGACCCGCACCCGCGACTGGGTGCTGGCCAAGCTCGCCATCCGGGAGCGGCGGGTCGGGCTGGGCCGCCGCCGCTCGGCGATGCAGGTGCTGCCGTGGGCGGAGGTGGCCGGGCTCAGCCTGACCGACATCACCGGCCAGCAGCAGGGCGCCGGGCAGCTGCTCATGCTGTTCGACACCATGCGCTCGGTCGACGTCGCCGCGACGATCCGCGACCTGCCGCTCAAGCGCCGGCACGAGGTCGCCGACGCGATGGACGACGAGCGCCTCGCCGACGTCCTCGAAGAGCTGCCCGACGACGACCAGAAAGAGCTGCTGTCCTACCTCGCCGAGGAGCGCGCGGCCGACATCCTCGAGGCGATGAGCCCGGACGACGCCGCCGACCTGCTGGCCGAGCTGGCCCCGGCCGAGCAGAGCCGGCTGCTGGAGCTGATGGAGCCGGAGGAGTCGGCGCCGGTCAGGCGGCTGCTGGCCTACTCCTCCGACACCGCGGGCGGCCTGATGACCCCCGAGCCGGTGGTCCTCACGCCGGACACGACGATCGCCGAGGCGCTGGCGCACATCCGCAACGCCGAGCTGCCGCCGGCGCTGGCCAGCATGGTGTTCGTCTGCCGGCCGCCGACCGCGACGCCGACCGGGCGCTTCGTCGGCGTCGTCCACTTCCAGCGGCTGCTGCGCGAACCGCCGGCGGAGCTGGTGGCCAGCGCCGTCGACACCGGGCTGGCCGCCCTGCGGCCCAACGCGACGCTGCCCGAGGTCACCCGCTACTTCGCGGCCTACAACCTGACCTGCGGACCGGTCGTCGACTCCGAGGACCACCTCATCGGCGCGGTGACCGTCGACGACGTCCTCGACCACCTGCTGCCCGAGGACTGGCGCGAGACCGGCCTGCACGACACGACCGGCGAGACCGGCGAACAACTGGAGGCCGAACGTGCCTGA